One genomic region from Nocardioides plantarum encodes:
- a CDS encoding fructosamine kinase family protein — protein sequence MTRQPGLARRAEQLLGSAVVATAPVAGGDVSIATKLRLGNGTTALMKTMTQAPPGFFECEAWGLRWLAEATAEGGVRVPEVLAVEADCLVLAWVEPGRPSGDDAAALGRSLAATHAAGAPSYGAGRDGFIGRLPLPQGPTDTWAEFHARRRLLPFVRLAVDRGALEPADAAVLDGLAARIGELVPEEPPSRLHGDLWNGNVLWDTDGRAALVDPAAHGGHRETDLAMLTLFGLPHLPRTLDAYAEVAPLADGWQDRIGLFQLFPLLVHACLFGGGYGARATAIARRYR from the coding sequence ATGACCCGCCAACCGGGGCTCGCGCGACGGGCCGAGCAGCTGCTCGGCTCGGCGGTCGTCGCGACCGCCCCCGTGGCGGGCGGCGACGTCTCGATCGCGACCAAGCTGCGTCTCGGCAACGGCACCACCGCCTTGATGAAGACCATGACCCAGGCGCCGCCCGGCTTCTTCGAGTGCGAGGCGTGGGGTCTGCGCTGGCTCGCCGAGGCCACCGCCGAGGGCGGCGTCCGGGTGCCCGAGGTGCTCGCGGTCGAGGCCGACTGCCTGGTCCTCGCCTGGGTCGAGCCGGGGCGCCCCTCGGGCGACGACGCGGCCGCGCTGGGGCGCAGCCTCGCGGCCACCCACGCCGCCGGCGCCCCGTCGTACGGCGCCGGGCGCGACGGCTTCATCGGCCGGCTCCCGCTCCCGCAGGGCCCCACCGACACCTGGGCCGAGTTCCACGCCCGCCGGCGGCTGCTGCCGTTCGTGCGGCTGGCCGTCGACCGGGGGGCCCTCGAGCCCGCCGACGCCGCGGTGCTCGACGGGCTCGCCGCCCGCATCGGCGAGCTGGTCCCCGAGGAGCCGCCGTCCCGGCTGCACGGCGACCTCTGGAACGGCAACGTGCTCTGGGACACCGACGGCCGCGCCGCACTCGTCGACCCCGCGGCCCACGGCGGCCACCGCGAGACCGACCTGGCCATGCTCACGCTGTTCGGACTGCCGCACCTGCCGCGCACCCTCGACGCCTACGCCGAGGTCGCGCCGCTCGCCGACGGCTGGCAGGACCGGATCGGGCTGTTCCAGCTCTTCCCGCTGCTGGTGCACGCGTGCCTGTTCGGCGGCGGCTACGGCGCCCGGGCGACCGCGATCGCCCGCCGCTACCGCTGA
- a CDS encoding low molecular weight protein-tyrosine-phosphatase, which translates to MLPTPREPGHYRVGMVCLGNICRSPMADVVLRAKVAAAGLDDVVTVDSCGTGGWHVGHPMDDRAADTLREAGYDGSAHRAQQFAHTWLDDHDLLLAMDRSNLDDVGGPSDRVRLLRDLDPEGSGDVPDPYYGGTQGFLEVLAMVERSCDVLVDELTALPVR; encoded by the coding sequence GTGCTCCCGACCCCGCGCGAGCCAGGCCACTACCGCGTCGGCATGGTGTGCCTCGGCAACATCTGCCGCTCGCCGATGGCCGACGTCGTCCTGCGGGCCAAGGTCGCGGCCGCCGGGCTCGACGACGTCGTCACGGTCGACAGCTGCGGCACCGGCGGGTGGCACGTCGGCCACCCGATGGACGACCGCGCGGCCGACACCCTGCGCGAGGCCGGCTACGACGGCAGCGCCCACCGCGCCCAGCAGTTCGCGCACACCTGGCTCGACGACCACGACCTGCTGCTGGCGATGGACCGCAGCAACCTCGACGACGTCGGCGGACCCTCCGACCGGGTGCGCCTGCTCCGCGACCTCGACCCCGAGGGCAGCGGCGACGTGCCCGACCCGTACTACGGTGGCACGCAAGGATTCCTGGAGGTGCTGGCCATGGTCGAACGATCCTGCGACGTGCTGGTCGACGAGCTCACCGCGCTGCCCGTCCGATGA
- a CDS encoding phage holin family protein, which translates to MRIILRLLTTALGLGVAAWLLDGIAFPGGPSSGWEGIRYDLVPLILVAAILGLVTSLVKPVLTFLSIPLIILTLGLFLLVINAAMLMLTGALADALDIRFRVDGFWTAVGGSIVITVVTWVVDGLVGEPERD; encoded by the coding sequence ATGCGGATCATCCTCCGGCTCCTCACGACCGCCCTCGGCCTGGGCGTGGCCGCCTGGCTGCTCGACGGCATCGCCTTCCCCGGCGGGCCGAGCTCGGGATGGGAGGGCATCCGGTACGACCTGGTCCCCCTGATCCTGGTCGCGGCCATCCTCGGCCTGGTCACCTCGCTCGTGAAGCCGGTGCTGACGTTCCTGTCGATCCCGCTGATCATCCTGACGCTCGGGCTGTTCCTGCTGGTGATCAACGCCGCGATGCTGATGCTGACCGGCGCCCTGGCCGACGCGCTCGACATCCGGTTCCGCGTCGACGGGTTCTGGACGGCCGTCGGCGGCTCGATCGTCATCACCGTCGTCACCTGGGTCGTCGACGGGCTCGTCGGCGAGCCCGAGCGGGACTAG
- a CDS encoding response regulator transcription factor encodes MSAPLKPRVLVVDDDKAVRESLRRSLEFNGYDVHLAGDGAEALAGIAAVAPDVVVMDVMMPRLDGLETTRALRTAGNDVPIIVLTARDAVGDRVDGLDAGADDYLTKPFALPELLARLRALLRRAVPTEDDTEETLSFSDLTMNVTTREVRRGSRPIELTRTEFNLLELFLRRPRRVLDRSFILEEVWGYDFPTTANSLEVYVGYLRRKTEAEAEARLLHTVRGVGYVLKES; translated from the coding sequence GTGTCCGCACCACTCAAGCCCCGCGTGCTCGTCGTCGACGACGACAAGGCGGTCCGCGAGTCCCTGCGCCGGTCCCTGGAGTTCAACGGGTACGACGTCCACCTCGCCGGTGACGGCGCCGAGGCGCTCGCCGGCATCGCCGCGGTCGCGCCCGACGTCGTCGTGATGGACGTGATGATGCCGCGCCTCGACGGTCTCGAGACGACGCGCGCCCTGCGCACCGCCGGCAACGACGTACCGATCATCGTGCTGACCGCGCGCGACGCGGTCGGCGACCGGGTCGACGGGCTCGACGCCGGGGCCGACGACTACCTCACCAAGCCGTTCGCGCTGCCCGAGCTGCTCGCCCGGCTCCGAGCGCTGCTGAGGCGCGCCGTACCCACCGAGGACGACACCGAGGAGACGCTGTCGTTCTCCGACCTCACGATGAACGTCACGACCCGCGAGGTCCGGCGCGGCAGCCGGCCGATCGAGCTGACCCGCACCGAGTTCAACCTGCTCGAGCTGTTCCTGCGTCGCCCGCGGCGGGTGCTGGACCGCTCGTTCATCCTCGAGGAGGTCTGGGGCTACGACTTCCCCACGACCGCCAACTCCCTCGAGGTCTACGTCGGCTACCTGCGTCGCAAGACCGAGGCCGAGGCCGAGGCGCGGTTGCTGCACACGGTGCGGGGCGTGGGCTACGTGCTCAAGGAGTCATGA
- a CDS encoding MFS transporter yields MRRPLYGWLAADGLSVTGTRVSMLAIPLFVLEQTGSATQTGLVALAEMLPLVVFKVLGGPVIDRLGARRVAITCDVASLFVVASIPLLYDAGLLSFPAFLALVAVAGALRGPGDGAKHAMVPALVEAAGVPMERATGLGSTVERTASMLGAGVAGVLVATLGAQNALLVDAASFGLSALVLAWATVGIGSAAAVDDGADGAPYVEQLREGWDFLRRDPLLLGISVMVAVTNLFDAAWSSVLMPVWSVESGRGAAALGLLFAVFSGASALGAVCAAVWAVRLPRFKVYLVAFLVAGVPRFAVFVVDTPLAGIVAVFVAGGFASGFLNPVLGAVIFERIPAPLVGRVSSLTTAMCFALMPLGGLLGGLLVDGGSLAIAMAVTGVAYFVATMLPAVDPRWRAMDDRPGKSSDPAAAGVS; encoded by the coding sequence GTGAGGCGCCCGCTCTACGGCTGGCTCGCCGCCGACGGCCTGTCCGTGACCGGCACCCGGGTCTCGATGCTGGCGATCCCGCTGTTCGTCCTCGAGCAGACCGGCAGCGCCACGCAGACCGGTCTGGTCGCGCTGGCCGAGATGCTGCCCCTGGTCGTCTTCAAGGTGCTCGGCGGCCCGGTCATCGACCGGCTCGGCGCCCGTCGGGTCGCGATCACCTGCGACGTGGCGTCGTTGTTCGTGGTGGCGTCGATCCCCCTGCTCTACGACGCCGGCCTGCTGTCGTTCCCCGCCTTCCTCGCGCTCGTGGCCGTCGCCGGCGCCCTGCGCGGACCCGGCGACGGCGCCAAGCACGCGATGGTCCCGGCCCTGGTCGAGGCGGCCGGGGTCCCGATGGAGCGCGCCACCGGCCTGGGCTCCACCGTCGAGCGGACCGCCTCGATGCTCGGCGCGGGCGTGGCCGGCGTGCTCGTCGCCACGCTCGGCGCCCAGAACGCGCTGCTCGTCGACGCGGCCAGCTTCGGGCTGTCGGCGCTGGTGCTCGCCTGGGCGACCGTCGGCATCGGCTCGGCGGCTGCTGTCGACGACGGGGCCGACGGGGCGCCGTACGTCGAGCAGCTGCGGGAGGGCTGGGACTTCCTGCGCCGCGACCCGCTGCTCCTGGGCATCTCGGTGATGGTCGCCGTGACCAACCTGTTCGACGCCGCGTGGTCGTCGGTGCTGATGCCGGTGTGGTCGGTGGAGTCGGGCCGCGGGGCTGCGGCGCTGGGCCTGCTGTTCGCGGTCTTCTCGGGCGCCTCGGCGCTGGGCGCGGTGTGCGCCGCGGTGTGGGCGGTGCGGCTGCCGCGCTTCAAGGTCTACCTGGTCGCGTTCCTGGTGGCCGGGGTGCCGCGGTTCGCGGTCTTCGTGGTCGACACGCCCCTGGCCGGCATCGTCGCGGTGTTCGTCGCCGGCGGCTTCGCGTCGGGGTTCCTCAACCCGGTGCTCGGTGCGGTGATCTTCGAGCGCATCCCCGCACCTCTCGTGGGACGGGTGTCGTCGCTCACGACGGCCATGTGCTTCGCACTGATGCCGCTCGGCGGCCTGCTCGGCGGCCTGCTCGTCGACGGCGGCAGCCTGGCGATCGCGATGGCGGTCACCGGCGTGGCCTACTTCGTCGCCACCATGCTGCCGGCGGTCGACCCGCGCTGGCGGGCGATGGACGACCGACCGGGGAAGTCGTCGGACCCGGCCGCCGCAGGGGTCAGCTAG
- a CDS encoding dimethylarginine dimethylaminohydrolase family protein: protein MPTHFRIDYVINPFMDTAVQPDGPTAWRQWHDMVETLRGLGARVDVIPQRSDAPDMVYAMNLGLGVVRADGTPSVVMSHMRYPQRRMETRSAQPWFAEHGYATSYVGRDGVGAHLEAGDAFAWRDHLVVGYGPRTEELGLKHLASDLGVRVHGVRITHPGMYHLDLAFCPLDDRRAMVCPTALDAESAEALLALVPEPLVLTEEEALTTFCANSVVVGRTVVMPACPDRVRAQLEDWGFEVVVVDVSEFHKGGGSIRCLTNPVDLTIGRDLLAVPGGEVLLPRV, encoded by the coding sequence GTGCCGACACACTTCCGCATCGACTACGTCATCAACCCGTTCATGGACACCGCCGTCCAGCCCGACGGCCCGACCGCGTGGCGCCAGTGGCACGACATGGTCGAGACCCTGCGCGGCCTGGGCGCCCGGGTCGACGTGATCCCGCAGCGCTCCGACGCCCCCGACATGGTCTACGCGATGAACCTCGGCCTCGGGGTCGTGCGCGCCGACGGCACGCCCTCGGTCGTGATGTCCCACATGCGCTACCCGCAGCGCCGGATGGAGACCCGGTCCGCGCAGCCCTGGTTCGCCGAGCACGGCTACGCGACGTCGTACGTCGGCCGCGACGGCGTGGGAGCCCACCTCGAGGCCGGCGACGCGTTCGCGTGGCGCGACCACCTCGTCGTGGGCTACGGACCCCGCACCGAGGAGCTCGGGCTCAAGCACCTCGCCAGCGATCTCGGCGTCCGCGTGCACGGCGTCCGGATCACCCACCCCGGCATGTACCACCTCGACCTGGCCTTCTGCCCCCTCGACGACCGCCGCGCGATGGTCTGCCCCACCGCGCTCGACGCCGAGTCCGCCGAGGCGCTGCTCGCGCTCGTGCCCGAGCCGCTCGTGCTCACCGAGGAGGAGGCGCTGACCACCTTCTGCGCCAACTCGGTCGTCGTCGGCCGCACCGTCGTGATGCCCGCCTGCCCCGACCGCGTGCGCGCCCAGCTCGAGGACTGGGGCTTCGAGGTCGTCGTCGTCGACGTGTCCGAGTTCCACAAGGGCGGCGGCTCGATCCGCTGCCTGACCAACCCGGTCGACCTCACCATCGGCCGCGACCTGCTCGCCGTGCCCGGCGGCGAGGTGCTGCTGCCGCGGGTGTGA
- the hisC gene encoding histidinol-phosphate transaminase translates to MAHPQPRPNVLQIPTYVPGKPPTVRPGMTAYKLSSNENPYPPLPGVVEAATRAVAVMNRYPDMGSTALYDALAARLGVPATDLTVATGSVALIYQLVGAFCDPGDEVVYAWRSFEAYPIAVTTAGATSVQVPVTAEGRHDLAAMLAAITERTKIVMVCTPNNPTGPAVTQSELDGFIAAVPDHVVVVVDEAYLEFVRMDDAVDGLATYRAHPNVVLFRTFSKAYGLAGFRVGYAVAQGPVAAALRAVSLPFGVSAVAQAAAIASLEAEDELLERVEALAVERARVHAALLEMGWVIPEPQGNFVWFALGERTADFAAAADEAGIVVRPFAGEGARVSIGETEGNDRLLTVAKAFLAS, encoded by the coding sequence ATGGCCCACCCTCAGCCGCGTCCCAACGTCCTGCAGATCCCGACCTACGTGCCCGGCAAGCCGCCGACGGTGCGGCCGGGCATGACGGCCTACAAGCTCTCGAGCAACGAGAACCCCTACCCGCCGCTGCCGGGTGTGGTCGAGGCGGCGACCCGGGCGGTCGCGGTGATGAACCGCTACCCCGACATGGGCTCCACCGCCCTGTACGACGCCCTGGCGGCCCGGCTCGGCGTGCCGGCCACCGACCTGACCGTGGCGACCGGCAGCGTCGCGCTGATCTACCAGCTCGTCGGCGCGTTCTGCGACCCCGGCGACGAGGTCGTCTACGCCTGGCGCTCGTTCGAGGCCTACCCGATCGCCGTCACGACGGCGGGCGCGACGTCGGTGCAGGTGCCGGTGACGGCCGAGGGTCGCCACGACCTGGCGGCCATGCTGGCCGCGATCACCGAGCGCACCAAGATCGTGATGGTCTGCACGCCCAACAACCCCACCGGGCCCGCGGTCACCCAGTCCGAGCTCGACGGCTTCATCGCCGCCGTACCCGACCACGTGGTGGTCGTCGTCGACGAGGCCTACCTCGAGTTCGTCCGCATGGACGACGCGGTCGACGGGCTCGCGACCTACCGCGCCCACCCCAACGTGGTGCTGTTCCGCACCTTCTCCAAGGCCTACGGGCTGGCCGGCTTCCGGGTCGGGTACGCCGTCGCGCAGGGTCCCGTCGCGGCTGCGCTCCGCGCGGTGTCGCTGCCGTTCGGCGTCTCGGCCGTGGCCCAGGCCGCGGCCATCGCCTCGCTGGAGGCCGAGGACGAGCTGCTCGAGCGGGTCGAGGCCCTGGCGGTCGAGCGCGCCCGCGTCCACGCCGCGCTCCTCGAGATGGGCTGGGTGATCCCCGAGCCCCAGGGCAACTTCGTCTGGTTCGCGCTGGGCGAGCGCACCGCCGACTTCGCCGCCGCCGCCGACGAGGCGGGCATCGTCGTACGCCCGTTCGCCGGCGAGGGCGCCCGGGTGTCCATCGGCGAGACCGAGGGCAACGACCGGCTGCTCACGGTGGCCAAGGCCTTCCTCGCTAGCTGA
- a CDS encoding VanZ family protein, which yields MFPVGGVGVMLVCVALSGVLCAFLAMLLRPRTGTVSALAIAALLWSVVVIGVVTLLPANGAPGVVYAEGRLATCSWDIGGPAPDGFWIFSGGQRLLNVVVFVPSGALLVVAAARWGRWAVATVPIGIALLAAYSVGIEWTQLELARIDRACDVTDVIDNVTGALIGVPVGLALAMIVRPWRGRSSRSHY from the coding sequence GTGTTCCCGGTCGGTGGCGTGGGCGTCATGCTCGTGTGCGTCGCGCTGTCGGGGGTCCTCTGCGCGTTCCTCGCGATGCTGCTGCGACCGCGCACCGGGACGGTGAGCGCGCTGGCGATCGCCGCGCTGCTCTGGTCGGTGGTGGTGATCGGCGTCGTCACCCTCCTCCCCGCCAACGGCGCGCCCGGGGTCGTCTACGCCGAGGGTCGGCTGGCGACCTGCTCGTGGGACATCGGGGGGCCCGCGCCCGACGGGTTCTGGATCTTCTCCGGCGGCCAGCGGCTGCTCAACGTCGTCGTGTTCGTGCCGTCGGGGGCGCTGCTCGTGGTCGCGGCCGCCCGGTGGGGGAGGTGGGCCGTGGCGACCGTCCCGATCGGGATCGCCCTGCTGGCGGCGTACTCGGTCGGCATCGAGTGGACCCAGCTCGAGCTGGCCCGCATCGACCGGGCCTGCGACGTCACCGACGTCATCGACAACGTCACCGGGGCCCTGATCGGGGTGCCGGTCGGACTGGCCCTGGCGATGATCGTGCGACCCTGGCGTGGCCGGTCGTCCCGTAGCCACTACTAG
- a CDS encoding ArsR/SmtB family transcription factor codes for MASEVTPTTQQLRALAHPVRLRMLGMLRIDGPATATSLATRLGLNSGATSYHLRQLAQHGFVVDDTERGNGRERWWQAAHASTRTDESELRTPDEPAAGETMDAYLQAVVTIYAEWLQRAVEERPLLPDAWRDAGTFSDWHKRLTPTSARRLVDRLDSLVDGVVDEDDPAAETFMVNLNAFVQPGRVGGEQP; via the coding sequence ATGGCGTCCGAGGTCACCCCCACCACCCAGCAGCTGCGCGCGCTCGCCCACCCGGTGCGGCTGCGGATGCTCGGGATGCTGCGGATCGACGGGCCGGCCACCGCCACCTCCCTGGCGACGCGGCTGGGCCTCAACAGCGGCGCGACGTCCTACCACCTGCGCCAGCTGGCCCAGCACGGCTTCGTGGTCGACGACACCGAGCGCGGCAACGGTCGCGAGCGGTGGTGGCAGGCGGCGCACGCGTCGACGCGCACCGACGAGAGCGAGCTGCGCACGCCGGACGAGCCGGCCGCCGGGGAGACGATGGACGCCTACCTGCAGGCGGTCGTGACGATCTACGCCGAGTGGCTGCAGCGGGCCGTCGAGGAGCGACCGCTGCTGCCCGACGCGTGGCGCGACGCGGGGACGTTCAGCGACTGGCACAAGCGGCTCACGCCGACCTCGGCCCGGCGGCTCGTCGACCGGCTCGACTCCCTCGTCGACGGGGTCGTCGACGAGGACGATCCCGCGGCCGAGACGTTCATGGTCAACCTCAACGCCTTCGTGCAGCCGGGCCGGGTGGGGGGCGAGCAGCCGTGA
- a CDS encoding PQQ-dependent sugar dehydrogenase, which produces MTHLAARVGALLLSVALLAPTGASAHDDGHDHDPPSGPSGPTAEAFPGAVLPEGFRDDVVLGGLDQPTAAEQADDGRVFVLEKTGRLLVLDDLDDPTPQVALEIRTEVHNYYDRGALGFTLDPDFATNGYVYLLYAYDHRLGDPAPAPLWGNPADPYYDECPQPNEGCVMSTRLVRYTMSGDTAGDPWVMVEDWCQQFGSHSAGALEFDAAGYLYASGGDGANYDRPDWGQLGGNPCGDPTDEGGRLRAQDVRTTDDPTGLSGSVIRINPTTGAGSSTNPLGGSSDANARRLVAHGFRNPFRFALRPGTSDLYVGDVGEGAAEEIDHVGADRSVLPNFGWPCFEGRARYPFDKPLCTGLSAEQTRMPYFQYSRDVDVVEGERCKKGTASVSALAFVESTSYPADYRGALAFGDYARDCIWFLPARPDGTPDPADPGLLVSGAGNPVDLFTGKDGDLFYVDIGLDEQGNRTEGGGKLHHIVYEPGLPVARITSSAPYGVLPLVVDLDATSSSDPDGDELAYAWDLDGDGEVDSTSPTASFTYTEARDYDVRLTVTDPTGHSDAATVRISAGNRPPSVRIAAPAGSLTWSVDQEVPFSGSATDPDEGDLPGTALDWSLTMQHCPGDCHAHPIASWEDRDSDTFRTIDHELPSHLVLTATATDARGLSTSVSRTIYPREVVETFSTRPAGLRFRVDGAERRAGLTRRGIAGEQVSLSARGPQRLDGRLWAFRSWSTGWGTSPTVTVPRAGRAAYVATFVPVLRSVRVRTSVPGLRVRVGGVLHRSFTKGYQVGARLSLSAPTRQRYDGRDYAFVRWSDGGRSAHRFVVPDRTATVTAVYRRL; this is translated from the coding sequence ATGACCCACCTCGCCGCGCGCGTCGGCGCGCTGCTGCTGTCGGTCGCGCTGCTCGCGCCGACCGGGGCCAGTGCCCACGACGACGGCCACGACCACGACCCCCCGTCCGGCCCGTCCGGCCCGACCGCCGAGGCCTTCCCGGGGGCCGTGCTGCCCGAGGGCTTCCGCGACGACGTCGTCCTGGGCGGCCTCGACCAGCCCACGGCCGCCGAGCAGGCCGACGACGGCCGGGTCTTCGTGCTCGAGAAGACCGGACGCCTGCTCGTGCTCGACGACCTCGACGACCCCACCCCGCAGGTCGCCCTCGAGATCCGGACCGAGGTGCACAACTACTACGACCGCGGCGCTCTCGGCTTCACCCTCGACCCCGACTTCGCGACCAACGGCTACGTCTACCTGCTCTACGCCTACGACCACCGCCTCGGCGACCCCGCGCCCGCGCCGTTGTGGGGCAACCCCGCCGACCCCTACTACGACGAGTGCCCGCAGCCCAACGAGGGATGCGTGATGAGCACCCGGCTGGTCCGCTACACGATGTCGGGCGACACCGCCGGCGACCCGTGGGTCATGGTCGAGGACTGGTGCCAGCAGTTCGGCAGCCACTCCGCGGGGGCGCTCGAGTTCGACGCCGCGGGCTACCTCTACGCCAGTGGCGGCGACGGCGCCAACTACGACCGGCCCGACTGGGGCCAGCTCGGGGGCAACCCCTGCGGTGACCCGACCGACGAGGGCGGTCGGCTCCGCGCCCAGGACGTGCGCACGACCGACGACCCGACCGGGTTGTCGGGGTCGGTGATCCGGATCAACCCCACGACCGGCGCGGGCTCGTCGACCAACCCGCTCGGCGGCTCGTCCGACGCCAACGCCCGGCGGCTGGTGGCCCACGGCTTCCGCAACCCGTTCCGCTTCGCCCTGCGGCCGGGCACCAGCGACCTCTACGTCGGTGACGTGGGCGAGGGGGCGGCCGAGGAGATCGACCACGTCGGCGCCGACCGGTCGGTGCTCCCCAACTTCGGCTGGCCCTGCTTCGAGGGCCGCGCCCGCTACCCGTTCGACAAGCCGCTGTGCACCGGCCTGTCCGCCGAGCAGACGCGGATGCCCTACTTCCAGTACAGCCGCGACGTCGACGTCGTCGAGGGCGAGCGCTGCAAGAAGGGCACGGCGTCGGTCTCGGCGCTCGCCTTCGTCGAGTCGACGTCCTACCCGGCCGACTACCGCGGGGCGCTCGCGTTCGGCGACTACGCCCGCGACTGCATCTGGTTCCTGCCGGCGCGGCCCGACGGCACCCCGGACCCCGCCGACCCGGGCCTGCTGGTCTCGGGCGCCGGCAACCCCGTCGACCTGTTCACCGGCAAGGACGGCGACCTGTTCTACGTCGACATCGGCCTCGACGAGCAGGGCAACCGCACCGAGGGCGGCGGCAAGCTGCACCACATCGTCTACGAGCCGGGGCTCCCGGTCGCCCGGATCACCTCGTCGGCGCCGTACGGCGTGCTGCCGCTCGTCGTCGACCTGGACGCCACGTCCTCGTCCGACCCCGACGGCGACGAGCTCGCCTACGCCTGGGACCTCGACGGCGACGGCGAGGTCGACTCCACCTCGCCGACCGCGTCGTTCACCTACACCGAGGCGCGCGACTACGACGTCCGCCTCACGGTCACCGACCCGACGGGTCACAGCGACGCCGCGACCGTGCGGATCTCGGCCGGCAACCGGCCGCCCTCGGTGCGGATCGCCGCGCCCGCCGGCTCGCTGACGTGGTCGGTCGACCAGGAGGTCCCGTTCTCCGGCTCGGCCACCGACCCCGACGAGGGCGACCTGCCCGGCACCGCCCTCGACTGGTCACTGACGATGCAGCACTGCCCGGGCGACTGCCACGCGCACCCCATCGCGAGCTGGGAGGACCGCGACTCCGACACCTTCCGGACCATCGACCACGAGCTGCCGTCCCACCTCGTGCTGACCGCCACCGCGACCGACGCCCGCGGGCTCTCCACCTCGGTCAGCCGCACGATCTACCCGCGCGAGGTCGTGGAGACGTTCAGCACCCGGCCGGCGGGCCTCCGCTTCCGCGTCGACGGAGCCGAGCGGCGGGCCGGGCTGACCCGGCGGGGGATCGCGGGGGAGCAGGTGAGCCTCTCGGCGCGTGGTCCGCAGAGGCTCGACGGGCGCCTCTGGGCGTTCCGCTCGTGGTCGACCGGGTGGGGCACCTCGCCGACGGTGACGGTGCCGCGGGCCGGGCGGGCGGCGTACGTCGCGACGTTCGTGCCGGTGCTGCGGTCGGTGCGGGTGCGGACCTCGGTGCCGGGCCTGCGGGTCCGGGTCGGCGGTGTGCTGCACCGCTCCTTCACCAAGGGCTACCAGGTCGGTGCCCGGCTCTCGCTGTCGGCGCCGACGCGCCAGCGGTACGACGGACGCGACTACGCGTTCGTGCGCTGGTCCGACGGTGGTCGCAGCGCCCACCGCTTCGTCGTGCCCGACCGGACGGCCACGGTGACCGCGGTCTACCGCCGGCTGTGA
- a CDS encoding GntR family transcriptional regulator, translated as MTAPGTPLTEAAGPFATLRVEHTSTVERAAEELRRAIFEGEIESGTALREVALADSLGVSRPTIREALAVIVAEGLATREPHRGVHVAIPEAESVRDVCAARWVLEGAGVSRWREADETQRDHVRTALRDYTDAVRAEGSYQDLNTLHLAFHVSLVGLTGSPRLVSMADNLVLELKLALAQVERIARNAHDEADTHVALVDLLEADDVDAAMTFLQAHLADAETEIIGALGL; from the coding sequence ATGACGGCTCCCGGGACCCCCCTCACCGAGGCCGCGGGGCCGTTCGCGACCCTCCGCGTCGAGCACACCTCCACCGTCGAGCGCGCCGCCGAGGAGCTCCGCCGGGCGATCTTCGAGGGCGAGATCGAGAGCGGTACGGCGCTGCGCGAGGTCGCCCTGGCCGACTCGCTCGGCGTGTCCCGACCGACCATCCGCGAGGCCCTCGCGGTGATCGTCGCCGAGGGCCTGGCGACCCGCGAGCCGCACCGCGGGGTGCACGTGGCGATCCCCGAGGCCGAGTCGGTCCGCGACGTCTGCGCCGCCCGCTGGGTCCTCGAGGGCGCCGGGGTCAGCCGCTGGCGCGAGGCCGACGAGACCCAGCGCGACCACGTCCGCACCGCGCTGCGCGACTACACCGACGCCGTCCGCGCCGAGGGCAGCTACCAGGACCTCAACACCCTCCACCTCGCCTTCCACGTCTCGCTCGTCGGCCTCACCGGCAGCCCGCGCCTGGTCTCGATGGCCGACAACCTCGTCCTCGAGCTCAAGCTCGCGCTGGCCCAGGTCGAGCGGATCGCCCGCAACGCCCACGACGAGGCCGACACCCACGTCGCCCTCGTCGACCTGCTCGAGGCCGACGACGTCGACGCGGCCATGACCTTCCTGCAGGCCCACCTCGCCGACGCCGAGACCGAGATCATCGGGGCGCTGGGGTTGTAG